In Oncorhynchus clarkii lewisi isolate Uvic-CL-2024 chromosome 16, UVic_Ocla_1.0, whole genome shotgun sequence, one genomic interval encodes:
- the LOC139368891 gene encoding complement C1q tumor necrosis factor-related protein 3-like has product MKTMMKKTKKTMLPLQLIVIVCLSYGQADDSTNKQSISDYSRDPFITLFSGLSAEVGNLRREVEDLRKSCNSVDVAFSAALRPSIQDNEGYGNTGPFQADTNLVHSHIITNVGNAFSPRTGAFTAPVHGVYYFTFTSYTWKNEANIGVALYKNQEQVALVYEYQDKGDNEDFASNGATLQLAKGDIVYLVLPSGFQVTSNAFKNLSTFNGFLLFQVEGENV; this is encoded by the exons ATGAAGACAATGATGAAGAAGACAAAGAAGACGATGCTTCCTCTCCAGCTGATTGTGATCGTTTGTCTGTCTTATGGACAGGCAGATGATTCCACCAACAAGCAATCCATCTCTGATTACAGCCGTGACCCTTTCATTACCCTTTTCTCTGGCCTGTCTGCCGAGGTGGGGAACCTGAGGAGGGAGGTTGAGGACTTGAGAAAGTCATGCAACT CTGTAGATGTGGCCTTCTCAGCTGCCCTGCGACCTAGTATCCAGGACAATGAGGGCTACGGCAACACCGGGCCCTTCCAGGCAGACACCAACCTGGTCCACAGTCACATCATCACCAACGTTGGCAACGCGTTCAGCCCCCGGACAG GAGCATTCACAGCACCAGTACATGGAGTCTACTACTTCACTTTCACCTCCTATACCTGGAAAAATGAGGCCAACATCGGTGTGGCCCTTTACAAGAACCAAGAGCAGGTAGCTCTGGTCTATGAGTATCAGGACAAAGGGGACAATGAAGACTTTGCGTCCAATGGGGCCACCCTGCAGCTGGCCAAAGGAGACATCGTTTACCTGGTCCTACCGTCTGGTTTCCAGGTGACCAGTAATGCTTTCAAAAACCTTAGCACCTTCAATGGCTTCCTTCTCTTCCAGGTTGAAGGAGAAAACGTCTGA
- the LOC139368890 gene encoding parapinopsin a, with product MDHQQLLPNLHGNISSSPGSVSEALLSRTGFTILAVIIGVFSVSGVCMNVLVIMVTMRHRKLRQPLNYALVNLAVADLGCALFGGLPTMVTNAMGYFSMGRLGCVLEGFAVAFFGIAGLCSVAVIAVDRYVVVCRPMGAVMFQTRHAVGGVVLSWVWSFLWNTPPLFGWGSFELEGVRTSCSPNWYSREPGNMSYIIIYFLLCFAIPFSIIMVSYARILFTLHQVSKLKVLEGNSTTRVEIQVVRMVVVMVMAFLLSWLPYAAFALSVILDPSLHINPLIATVPMYLAKSSTVYNPIIYVFMNRQFRDCAVPFLLCGLNPWASEPVGSEADTALSSVSKNPRVSPQ from the exons ATGGACCACCAACAGCTTCTCCCCAATCTCCATGGAAACATCTCCTCCTCCCCGGGCTCGGTCAGTGAAGCGCTGCTCTCCAGGACGGGCTTCACCATCCTGGCGGTGATCATTGGTGTGTTCTCGGTGTCCGGAGTCTGTATGAACGTCCTGGTCATCATGGTGACGATGAGACACCGAAAGCTGCGCCAGCCTTTGAACTACGCCCTAGTCAACCTGGCAGTGGCTGACCTGGGCTGTGCTCTGTTCGGGGGACTGCCCACGATGGTCACCAACGCTATGGGCTACTTCAGCATGGGGCGGCTAGGCTGCGTGCTGGAGGGTTTCGCTGTGGCTTTCTTTG GAATTGCAGGTCTGTGTTCAGTGGCCGTGATAGCTGTGGACCGTTATGTGGTGGTGTGTCGACCAATGGGGGCGGTCATGTTCCAGACCAG GCACGCAGTCGGAGGGGTGGTCCTGTCCTGGGTGTGGTCGTTTTTATGGAACACCCCACCTCTGTTTGGCTGGGGCAGCTTTGAACTGGAGGGGGTTAGGACCTCCTGCTCCCCAAACTGGTACAGCAGGGAACCAGGAAACATGTCTTACATCATTATTTACTTCCTGCTCTGCTTTGCCATTCCTTTCTCCATCATCATGGTCTCCTACGCTCGCATCCTCTTCACACTGCACCAG gTGTCCAAGCTGAAGGTGTTGGAGGGCAACAGCACCACCCGCGTGGAGATACAGGTTGTGCGTATGGTGGTAGTCATGGTGATGGCCTTCCTGCTCAGCTGGTTGCCCTACGCGGCCTTCGCCCTCTCTGTGATCCTTGACCCCAGCCTCCACATCAACCCTCTCATTGCCACGGTTCCCATGTACCTGGCCAAGAGCAGTACTGTCTACAACCCCATCATATACGTGTTCATGAACAGACAG ttccGTGACTGTGCTGTTCCTTTCTTGCTGTGTGGTCTGAACCCCTGGGCCTCAGAACCAGTGGGCTCTGAAGCTGATACCGCCCTGTCCTCCGTCAGCAAGAACCCACGAGTCTCACCCCAATGA
- the LOC139368892 gene encoding zinc-binding protein A33-like has translation MASKASLSEVDFSCPVCCDIFKDPVVLLCSHSFCKACLEEYWKQKTSWECPVCRKKSSMEFPPCNLVLKNLCEAYLHDRSQRASAGPEVLCSLHSEKLKLFCLEDKQPICFVCQTSKKHKSHDCCPIDEAVLDHKEELKTALEPLQEKMKVFREVKLSCDQTANHIMSQAQHTERLIKMEFKKFHQFLYHEERARIAELKEEEEQKSQMMKKKIEKMSREISSLSDTIRTIEEELGAEDISFLQNYKDTVKRAQCTLPDPERVSGALIDVAKHLGNLQFRVWEKMQGVVHYTPVTLELNTAHPDLILSDDLTSVRYSDEKQQLPDNPERFDSHRMVLGSKGFNSGTHSWDIDVRKNKGWDLGVITESVQRKGYNGYWHRSWGVLFGGGDYNTHVPNMPLTPLIVRQNPQRIRVQLDWEGGKLSFSDLVNNTHLHTFTHTFTERVFPYIRNLCFLHPLRVLPGKVSGSVDTVSV, from the exons ATGGCCTCTAAAGCTTCTCTCTCCGAGGTTGATTTCTCCTGTCCAGTATGCTGTGACATCTTCAAGGATCCTGTGGTCCTGTTGTGTAGCCACAGCTTCTGTAAAGCCTGTCTGGAGGAATACTGGAAACAGAAGACATCTTGGGAATGTCCAGTCTGCAGAAAGAAATCATCAATGGAATTCCCCCCCTGTAACCTGGTTTTAAAGAACCTGTGTGAGGCCTACTTACACGATAGAAGTCAGAGAGCTTCAGCAGGGCCTGAGGTGCTTTGCAGTCTGCACAGTGAGAAACTCAAGCTGTTCTGTCTGGAGGATAAACAGCCCATCTGTTTTGTGTGTCAAACTTCCAAAAAGCATAAAAGCCATGACTGCTGCCCAATAGATGAAGCTGTACTGGATCATAAG GAGGAACTCAAGACTGCACTGGAGCCCTTACAGGAGAAGATGAAGGTCTTCAGAGAAGTTAAACTGAGCTGTGATCAAACAGCCAACCACATCATG AGCCAGGCCCAGCACACAGAGAGGCTGATTAAGATGGAGTTTAAGAAGTTTCATCAGTTTCTATATCATGAAGAGAGAGCCAGGATAGCTGAactgaaggaggaagaggagcagaagagtcagatgatgaagaagaagattgAGAAGATGAGCAGAGAGATATCATCACTTTCAGACACAATCAGAACCATAGAAGAAGAGCTGGGAGCTGAGGACATCTCATTCCTGCAG AACTACAAGGATACAGTGAAAAG AGCCCAGTGTACACTGCCAGATCCAGAGAGGGTTTCAGGAGCGCTGATCGATGTGGCAAAGCACCTGGGAAACCTGCAGTTCAGAGTCTGGGAGAAGATGCAGGGAGTAGTTCACTACA ctccAGTTACTCTGGAACTCAACACTGCCCACCCAGATCTCATCCTGTCTGATGATCTGACCAGTGTGAGATACAGTGATGAGAAACAGCAGCTTCCTGACAACCCAGAGAGGTTTGATAGCCATAGAATGGTCCTGGGCTCTAAAGGTTTTAACTCAGGAACACACAGCTGGGACATTGATGTTAGGAAGAATAAAGGCTGGGACCTGGGTGTGATCACAGAGTCTGTCCAGAGGAAGGGATACAATGGTTATTGGCATAGATCCTGGGGTGTGTTGTTTGGTGGTGGTGATTATAACACACATGTACCAAATATGCCACTCACTCCCCTCATAGTGAGACAGAATCCCCAGAGGATCAGAGTGCAGCTAGACTGGGAAGGAGGAAAGCTGTCATTCTCTGACCTTGTCAataacacacatctacacacattcacacacactttcactGAGAGAGTCTTTCCATACATCAGGAATCTCTGTTTTCTCCACCCTCTGAGAGTGTTACCAGGGAAGGTGTCTGGATCAGTGGatactgtctctgtctga
- the LOC139367740 gene encoding E3 ubiquitin-protein ligase TRIM39-like, with amino-acid sequence MASKVSLSEVDFSCPVCCDIFNDPVVLLCSHSFCKACLEEYWKQKTSWECPVCRKKSSMEFPPCNLVLKNLCEAYLHDRSQRASAGSEVLCSQHSEKLKLFCLEDKQPICFVCQTSKKHKSHDCCPIDEAVLDHKEELKTSLEPLQEKLEVFREVKLSCDQTANHIKIRIQSEHTEGLIKMGFKKFLYHEERARIAELKKEEKQKSQMMKKKIEKMSREISSLSDTIRTIEEELGAEDISFLQNYKDTVKRAQCTLPDPDSVSGALIDVAKHLGNLQFRVWEKMQEIVHYTPVTVDPNIAKPQLTLSDDLTSVRYSNNKQQLPDNPERFDEVGVVLGSEGFNSGTHSWDIDVGENTFWYLGVITESVQRKGDSSYWDEFWGMLFYSGDYKTHDPNKPFSPLTVRQNPQRIRVQLDWEGRKLSFSDPVNNTHLHTFTHTFTERVFPLFCTFTPLRVLPGKVTVSVDTVSV; translated from the exons ATGGCCTCTAAAGTTTCTCTCTCCGAGGTTGATTTCTCCTGTCCAGTATGCTGTGACATCTTCAACGATCCTGTGGTCCTGTTGTGTAGCCACAGCTTCTGTAAAGCCTGTCTGGAGGAATACTGGAAACAGAAGACATCTTGGGAATGTCCAGTCTGCAGAAAGAAATCATCAATGGAATTCCCCCCCTGTAACCTGGTTTTAAAGAACCTGTGTGAGGCCTACTTACACGATAGAAGCCAGAGAGCTTCAGCAGGGTCTGAGGTGCTCTGCAGTCAACACAGTGAGAAACTCAAGCTCTTCTGTCTGGAGGATAAACAGCCCATCTGTTTTGTGTGTCAAACTTCAAAAAAGCATAAAAGTCATGACTGCTGCCCAATAGATGAAGCTGTACTGGATCATAAG GAAGAACTCAAGACTTCACTGGAGCCCTTACAGGAGAAGCTGGAGGTCTTTAGAGAAGTTAAACTGAGCTGTGATCAAACAGCCAACCACATCAAGATAAGAATACAGAGTGAA CACACAGAGGGGCTGATTAAGATGGGGTTTAAGAAGTTTCTATATCATGAAGAGAGAGCCAGGATAGCTGAACTGAAGAAGGAAGAGAAGCAGAAGAGtcagatgatgaagaagaagattgAGAAGATGAGCAGAGAGATATCATCACTCTCAGACACAATCAGAACCATAGAAGAAGAGCTGGGAGCTGAGGACATCTCATTCCTGCAG AACTACAAGGATACAGTGAAAAG AGCCCAGTGTACACTGCCAGATCCAGACAGTGTTTCAGGAGCGCTGATCGATGTGGCAAAGCACCTGGGAAACCTGCAGTTCAGAGTCTGGGAGAAGATGCAGGAAATAGTTCACTACA CTCCAGTGACTGTGGACCCCAACATTGCCAAACCACAACTCACCCTGTCTGATGATCTGACCAGTGTGAGATACAGTAACAATAAACAGCAGCTTCCTGACAACCCAGAGAGGTTTGATGAGGTTGGAGTAGTCCTGGGCTCTGAGGGTTTTAACTCAGGAACACACAGCTGGGACATTGATGTTGGGGAGAATACATTCTGGTACCTGGGTGTGATCACAGAGTCTGTCCAGAGGAAGGGAGACAGTAGTTATTGGGATGAGTTCTGGGGTATGTTGTTTTATAGTGGTGATTATAAAACACATGATCCAAATAAGCCATTCTCTCCCCTCACAGTGAGACAGAATCCCCAGAGGATCAGAGTGCAGCTAGACTGGGAAGGAAGAAAGCTGTCATTCTCTGACCCTGTCAataacacacatctacacacattcacacacactttcactGAGAGAGTCTTTCCATTATTCTGTACTTTTACACCTCTGAGGGTTTTACCAGGTAAGGTGACTGTATCGGTGGatactgtctctgtctga